From one Agathobaculum sp. NTUH-O15-33 genomic stretch:
- a CDS encoding MATE family efflux transporter, which produces MNQNTNGYLATERIGKLMLRFSIPCILSLLVSSLYNIVDQIFIGWGVGYLGNGATNVVFPVTVIALALALLVGDGCAAFLSICQGRQDAEGAHKCAGNAVVVIVAASVLLTVLLAVCKQGVLQSFGATENNLAYASEYYDYILIGIPFFMFGNAMNSLIRSDGSPRFAMLSTLAGCLINVVLDPIAIFVLHWGMRGAALATVAGQIVSALLAVYYLRHTKAFRLKRSSFRPSGRMMGHFLPLGISSLLTQISIVIIMAAMNNMLVIYGAQSKYGADIPLTVVGIVMKIFQIVIAIVVGIAAGCQPIVGYNYGAGYGKRVKQLFRTMLAAEIIVGAVAMLCFECFPMQIIGIFGSEDGLYNEFAVLAFRVYLCTIVLCCIQKSISIFLQSLGKPLLSMGLSLLRDFVLSVPLVLLLPRVFGVYGTLYSAPVADIVSFIAAAALSVYIVRHLNNHTPEGVAAQRSGHAADYTKPVNC; this is translated from the coding sequence ATGAATCAAAATACCAATGGCTATTTGGCAACCGAACGGATCGGCAAGCTGATGCTTCGGTTTTCCATTCCCTGCATTCTGTCGCTGCTGGTCTCGTCGCTTTACAACATCGTCGATCAGATCTTCATCGGCTGGGGCGTGGGCTATCTGGGCAACGGCGCTACCAACGTCGTTTTCCCGGTCACGGTCATCGCGCTGGCGCTTGCCCTGCTGGTGGGCGACGGCTGCGCGGCCTTTCTCAGCATCTGCCAAGGCAGGCAGGACGCGGAGGGCGCGCATAAATGCGCGGGCAACGCGGTGGTCGTTATCGTCGCGGCCAGTGTGCTGCTCACGGTGTTGCTGGCTGTTTGCAAGCAGGGCGTGCTGCAAAGCTTCGGCGCCACAGAAAACAATCTTGCCTATGCAAGCGAGTACTACGATTATATTTTAATCGGCATTCCCTTTTTCATGTTCGGCAATGCCATGAACTCGCTCATCCGTTCGGATGGCAGCCCGCGCTTTGCCATGCTGTCCACGTTGGCGGGCTGTTTAATCAACGTCGTTTTGGACCCGATCGCTATTTTCGTATTGCATTGGGGCATGCGGGGCGCGGCGCTTGCCACGGTCGCGGGGCAGATCGTTTCCGCGTTGCTGGCGGTCTACTATTTGCGCCACACCAAGGCGTTCCGGCTGAAAAGATCCAGCTTCCGTCCCTCCGGCCGTATGATGGGGCATTTCCTGCCCCTCGGCATCAGCAGTCTGCTCACGCAGATTTCCATTGTCATAATCATGGCGGCGATGAACAACATGCTGGTCATTTACGGCGCGCAGTCCAAGTACGGCGCGGATATCCCGCTCACCGTGGTAGGTATTGTGATGAAGATCTTCCAAATCGTGATCGCCATCGTGGTCGGCATCGCGGCGGGTTGCCAGCCGATCGTGGGCTATAACTACGGCGCGGGCTACGGCAAGCGCGTCAAGCAGTTGTTCCGCACCATGCTGGCGGCCGAGATCATTGTCGGCGCGGTCGCCATGCTGTGTTTTGAATGCTTCCCGATGCAGATCATCGGCATTTTCGGCAGCGAGGATGGATTGTATAACGAATTCGCCGTGCTGGCGTTCCGCGTTTACCTGTGCACCATCGTTCTGTGCTGCATTCAAAAATCGATCAGCATCTTTCTGCAATCGCTGGGCAAGCCGCTGCTGTCCATGGGCCTTTCCCTGCTGCGCGATTTTGTTTTAAGTGTGCCCCTCGTGCTGTTGCTGCCGCGCGTTTTCGGCGTTTATGGCACGCTCTACTCCGCGCCGGTGGCGGATATCGTTTCCTTTATCGCCGCGGCGGCGCTTTCCGTGTATATCGTGCGCCACCTGAACAACCATACGCCCGAAGGGGTGGCCGCGCAAAGATCCGGCCATGCCGCTGACTATACAAAGCCGGTCAACTGCTAA
- a CDS encoding LysR family transcriptional regulator — MNTVQLECFLAVAEHLNFARAAEALHITQPAVTHQIRSLESELGAELFHRTTRSVELTEEGYLFIGDARSILGISQAARMRLRHRSEKETLPFILGCRTPGETRFLPAVLRRLMRAYPNLHPVLKNDPVSVMRSHLEDGSVDAVLGWKEKNAACRFSELARTEAALVVSPEHPLAERAQATFADIHEGCVILFDPRRNPQAMSALQHEAAGARPASQVYFCEDNECAMTLVKAGVGCTLLPDLPQLRDPALRYIPFEKKNPVSFGVYYKSLGQHPALKTFIELAREALAPGAVK, encoded by the coding sequence ATGAATACCGTTCAGTTGGAATGCTTTTTGGCCGTGGCCGAGCATTTGAATTTTGCGCGCGCCGCGGAAGCGCTGCATATCACACAGCCTGCTGTGACGCACCAGATCCGTTCGCTGGAAAGCGAGCTGGGAGCCGAACTGTTTCACCGCACGACCCGCAGCGTCGAACTGACGGAAGAGGGGTATCTGTTCATTGGCGACGCCAGAAGCATACTGGGCATATCGCAGGCGGCGAGAATGCGGCTGAGGCACCGGTCCGAAAAAGAGACGCTGCCCTTTATCCTCGGTTGCCGTACGCCGGGGGAAACGCGGTTTTTACCCGCGGTATTGCGGCGGCTGATGCGGGCGTATCCCAACCTGCACCCGGTATTGAAAAATGATCCCGTATCGGTCATGCGCAGCCATTTGGAGGACGGTTCGGTGGATGCGGTGCTGGGCTGGAAGGAAAAGAACGCCGCGTGCCGTTTTAGCGAATTAGCCCGCACCGAAGCGGCGCTGGTCGTATCGCCGGAGCACCCGCTCGCGGAACGTGCGCAAGCCACGTTTGCGGATATCCATGAAGGCTGCGTGATCCTGTTCGATCCCCGCCGCAATCCGCAGGCCATGTCCGCTTTGCAGCACGAAGCCGCCGGGGCGCGCCCCGCTTCGCAGGTGTATTTTTGCGAGGATAATGAGTGCGCTATGACATTGGTAAAGGCGGGCGTTGGATGCACGCTCCTGCCCGATCTGCCGCAGCTGCGCGATCCCGCGCTGCGCTATATTCCGTTTGAAAAGAAAAACCCGGTATCCTTTGGTGTATATTACAAAAGTTTGGGACAGCACCCGGCGCTTAAAACGTTTATCGAACTCGCCCGCGAAGCGCTCGCGCCGGGCGCTGTGAAATAA
- a CDS encoding DUF4367 domain-containing protein, whose product MSDKDSFDKLIEIALDEYVELDENCELKTEEELRANNIKPHVFSLKFEKQMKRLIHSEQRRIWWVKHRSVFKRLTVCLVILITIGGVTIANVDAFRISFLSFFLQLDDTHSKVEVQKSVPSISNEFNHYLPTYVPNGFAVSSVQEYKNDGIDIEYVNDEGQFYILQFKLQQSNASIDTENAYVQEFTIQGTPALITEKDNRIAITWGINEHMYHLTGYISKDEAVKILESIDFS is encoded by the coding sequence ATGTCTGATAAAGATAGTTTTGACAAGTTAATTGAAATTGCATTAGACGAATATGTGGAATTGGACGAGAATTGTGAATTAAAAACAGAAGAAGAACTGCGGGCGAATAACATAAAGCCACATGTTTTTTCTTTAAAGTTTGAAAAGCAGATGAAACGATTAATTCATAGCGAGCAACGCAGAATTTGGTGGGTTAAACATAGAAGTGTATTTAAGCGGCTCACAGTATGCTTGGTAATACTTATAACAATTGGAGGAGTCACTATCGCCAATGTAGATGCATTCCGTATCTCTTTCCTCTCATTTTTCTTGCAATTAGATGATACTCATTCTAAAGTTGAAGTACAAAAGTCTGTGCCATCTATATCAAATGAATTTAATCATTATCTCCCTACCTATGTACCAAACGGATTTGCTGTTTCATCAGTGCAAGAGTATAAAAATGATGGAATTGATATTGAATATGTCAATGATGAAGGACAGTTTTATATATTGCAATTTAAATTACAACAGTCAAATGCTTCCATAGATACTGAAAATGCATATGTCCAAGAGTTTACAATACAAGGAACACCGGCATTAATTACTGAAAAGGATAATCGTATTGCGATTACTTGGGGTATTAATGAACATATGTATCATTTAACTGGATATATATCCAAAGATGAAGCAGTCAAAATCTTAGAAAGTATAGATTTCTCTTAA
- a CDS encoding RNA polymerase sigma factor, which translates to MLYLYALVEDAHDISVFEQIYKQFRAGLFQIAYGILHDVQLSEDVVAETFIKVAKNIKMISQLSCNKRRDYLVIIVRNTAIDVYRRRHQEAIPIDFVEAVSEVVTVEDIVLGKLGYLEIVNAIDKLPPKYRDVIKLRCLYQHTAEETGNLLGIPANTVNQHLARAKAKLLKLLEEGSACGDV; encoded by the coding sequence ATGCTGTATTTATATGCTTTAGTAGAGGATGCACATGATATTAGTGTATTTGAACAGATTTATAAACAATTTCGAGCAGGACTCTTTCAAATTGCATATGGCATTTTGCATGATGTACAACTTTCTGAGGATGTAGTAGCTGAGACTTTTATAAAAGTAGCAAAAAATATAAAAATGATATCGCAACTATCTTGTAACAAAAGGCGTGATTATCTCGTTATTATAGTGAGGAATACAGCTATAGATGTTTACCGCCGTCGCCATCAAGAAGCGATTCCAATAGACTTTGTGGAAGCAGTTTCAGAAGTTGTAACTGTCGAAGATATAGTGCTTGGAAAACTTGGGTATTTAGAAATAGTAAATGCGATAGATAAATTGCCCCCCAAGTACCGCGACGTGATCAAATTACGTTGCCTATATCAGCATACCGCAGAGGAGACCGGTAACTTGCTTGGCATTCCAGCAAATACAGTAAACCAACATCTTGCTCGTGCAAAAGCCAAGCTATTGAAATTACTGGAAGAAGGGAGCGCATGCGGCGATGTCTGA
- a CDS encoding DUF6345 domain-containing protein yields the protein MVNLNYELVYAFDIVSAFIDKDSSATKSRFGSRANSNTAQTLFAWSGHGYTGPDGGPVLYDGVYKKTDCKFKHLYVVMHTCNWLTNGGSTENQRAIYNTFNGCRLQMGFGSQMYLDSREAVAFVDRLKTQTVGSAYVNAARIYQVQKVNGDSIVKVAGYKDARMDYLNSGKSAAPAYSSSSASSFVEHFNVTIPATGEVV from the coding sequence GTGGTAAATTTGAATTATGAATTGGTTTATGCTTTTGATATTGTAAGCGCTTTTATTGATAAGGATTCGTCAGCTACTAAGAGCCGATTTGGTTCGCGAGCAAACAGCAACACTGCTCAAACTTTATTTGCATGGTCTGGACATGGCTATACTGGCCCTGATGGAGGACCAGTTCTTTATGATGGAGTGTATAAAAAAACTGATTGCAAGTTTAAGCATCTATATGTTGTGATGCATACATGCAACTGGCTAACCAATGGAGGCAGTACAGAAAACCAAAGGGCAATCTACAATACATTTAACGGATGCCGATTGCAAATGGGTTTTGGGAGTCAAATGTATCTAGATTCTCGTGAAGCTGTAGCGTTTGTTGATAGGCTAAAAACACAAACTGTTGGCAGTGCTTATGTCAACGCAGCAAGAATTTATCAAGTTCAAAAAGTAAATGGCGATTCTATTGTTAAAGTTGCTGGCTATAAAGATGCTCGCATGGATTATCTAAATAGTGGTAAGTCGGCAGCTCCGGCATACAGCAGTTCAAGTGCGTCTTCATTTGTAGAGCATTTTAACGTAACGATCCCAGCTACTGGGGAGGTGGTTTAA
- a CDS encoding GtrA family protein, with translation MNKLIDKKLLKFLLVGVVNTLVGTAIMFGLYNLAHCSYWVSSAANYILTSILSFFLNKYFTFGNRENSVSQVVRFALNIAVCYVLAYGIAKPLTLYLLAGTGTAVRDNVSMFVGMCLFTGFNYLGQRFFAFREKEE, from the coding sequence ATGAACAAACTGATCGACAAAAAGCTTTTGAAATTCCTGCTCGTCGGCGTGGTCAATACGCTGGTCGGCACGGCAATCATGTTTGGGCTTTATAATCTGGCGCACTGCTCCTACTGGGTCTCTTCCGCCGCCAATTATATCCTAACCAGTATTTTAAGCTTTTTCCTCAATAAGTATTTTACCTTTGGCAACCGGGAAAACAGCGTGTCTCAGGTTGTGCGCTTTGCGCTCAATATCGCGGTCTGCTATGTGCTCGCCTATGGCATTGCCAAGCCGCTTACCCTGTACCTGCTCGCCGGGACCGGCACCGCCGTGCGCGATAATGTTTCCATGTTCGTGGGCATGTGCCTGTTCACCGGCTTCAACTACCTCGGCCAGCGTTTTTTCGCGTTCCGGGAGAAGGAAGAATAA
- a CDS encoding glycosyltransferase family 2 protein — MDEKKPLISLVVPCYNEQDALPLFYQETSRVTHDMSEADFEFVFIDDGSKDDTLSILRALAAQDSRVRFVSFSRNFGKEAGMLAGLEAAKGDYVALMDADLQDPPALLPALLKAVREEGYDCAATRRTTRKGEPPIRSFFARRFYKLINKISDADIVDGARDYRMMRRTVVDAILSMREYNRFSKGIFGWVGFKTKWIPFVNVERVAGETKWSFWKLFLYSLEGIIAFSTAPLAIASVAGFLMCLIAFVLIVFIVIRTMLWGDPVGGWPSMICIILFLGGIQLFCMGILGQYLAKTYLETKKRPVYLVRETEEGVK, encoded by the coding sequence ATGGATGAAAAAAAGCCCTTGATCTCGCTTGTCGTCCCCTGTTATAACGAGCAGGACGCGCTGCCGCTTTTTTATCAGGAAACCAGCCGCGTCACCCATGATATGAGCGAGGCTGATTTTGAATTCGTCTTTATCGACGACGGCTCGAAGGACGATACCCTATCCATCCTTCGTGCGCTCGCGGCGCAGGATTCGCGCGTGCGCTTCGTTTCTTTTTCACGCAACTTCGGCAAGGAAGCGGGCATGCTGGCCGGTTTGGAAGCGGCAAAGGGCGACTATGTCGCCCTGATGGACGCCGATCTGCAAGACCCGCCCGCCCTGCTGCCCGCCCTGCTAAAAGCGGTGCGCGAGGAAGGGTACGACTGCGCCGCCACCCGGCGCACCACCCGCAAGGGCGAGCCGCCTATCCGCTCGTTTTTCGCGCGTCGGTTTTATAAGCTCATCAATAAGATCTCTGACGCGGACATTGTGGACGGTGCGCGCGATTACCGGATGATGCGCCGCACCGTGGTGGACGCGATCCTCTCCATGCGCGAATACAACCGCTTTTCCAAGGGAATATTCGGCTGGGTGGGTTTTAAAACCAAGTGGATCCCCTTTGTCAATGTCGAACGTGTGGCGGGCGAAACCAAGTGGTCGTTCTGGAAGCTGTTTCTTTATTCGCTGGAAGGGATCATCGCTTTTTCCACCGCTCCGTTGGCCATTGCCTCGGTCGCGGGCTTTCTGATGTGCTTGATCGCGTTCGTGCTCATTGTGTTCATCGTCATCCGCACGATGCTTTGGGGCGACCCGGTGGGCGGCTGGCCCAGCATGATTTGCATCATCCTGTTTTTGGGCGGCATTCAGCTTTTCTGCATGGGCATTCTGGGACAATATCTGGCAAAAACCTATTTGGAAACCAAGAAGCGTCCGGTCTATCTGGTGCGTGAAACAGAAGAGGGCGTGAAATGA
- a CDS encoding glycosyltransferase family 39 protein, with the protein MEKTEKTLRRLFLVLFTLAAASIILQNGAVLALAAAVGLFYACRKWEIPHFTLFLLGGGVLLRVCIVLLLRPPIESDFSALYAAASQAAAGDFSFQTQPYFSMWAYQSGFVAWQSLFLRLWNDPMCIKLVNCVLSAGTVVFLYRLALDRVRAEAARAAALLLTLFPGALLLPTVLSNQIASAFFLVLAAWLLTGRDCTRLGFWRYPLAGLALQCGNLLRPEGMILLVAVLAWAVFRLLTRNRAELTKQILCGMLALLAVYGAAHAAADAAIRESGLNRNGLHNGNPLWKVVTGLNPETDGAYSDSDWALLEGTMQEGAPTEETERLEKQLIYDRLTASPKTLIKLVYHKINRLWVGDGLVWMLGPFLTQPQLTWYQYPAAILTRQADRALFYLAFTLSLIGLLRRGRRSADELLPYFIVFAAFSALLLVEIQPRYAYLPQLFLFLAAAGGLDALMKGVKKHG; encoded by the coding sequence ATGGAAAAGACAGAAAAAACGCTAAGGCGGCTATTTCTCGTGCTGTTTACGCTGGCGGCGGCGTCCATTATTCTGCAAAACGGCGCGGTGCTCGCGTTGGCGGCGGCTGTTGGGCTTTTCTATGCCTGCCGCAAATGGGAGATCCCGCATTTTACGCTGTTTTTGCTTGGCGGCGGCGTTCTGCTTCGCGTTTGCATCGTGCTGCTGCTGCGCCCGCCGATCGAATCGGATTTTTCAGCGCTCTACGCCGCCGCATCGCAGGCGGCGGCGGGCGATTTTTCGTTCCAGACCCAGCCGTATTTCTCCATGTGGGCGTATCAAAGCGGCTTTGTCGCGTGGCAGTCCCTTTTTCTGCGCCTGTGGAACGATCCAATGTGTATCAAGCTGGTCAACTGTGTGCTTTCCGCCGGTACCGTGGTATTCCTCTACCGGCTGGCGCTCGATCGGGTGCGCGCGGAAGCGGCGCGCGCGGCGGCCCTGCTGCTCACGCTGTTTCCCGGCGCGCTGCTGCTGCCCACCGTACTGAGCAACCAAATCGCATCCGCCTTTTTCCTTGTGCTTGCCGCTTGGCTGCTGACCGGGCGGGACTGCACGCGCCTTGGCTTTTGGCGCTACCCGCTCGCCGGGCTCGCGCTGCAATGCGGCAATCTGCTCCGGCCGGAAGGCATGATCCTGCTTGTCGCGGTGCTTGCTTGGGCGGTGTTTCGGCTGCTCACGCGAAACCGTGCGGAACTGACCAAACAAATCCTTTGCGGCATGCTCGCGCTGCTGGCCGTTTATGGCGCGGCGCACGCGGCGGCTGACGCCGCGATCCGTGAAAGCGGGCTCAACCGCAATGGCCTGCACAACGGCAATCCCCTATGGAAGGTGGTAACGGGTCTCAACCCGGAAACAGACGGCGCCTATTCCGACAGCGACTGGGCCCTGCTCGAAGGCACGATGCAGGAAGGCGCACCCACCGAGGAAACCGAGCGGCTTGAAAAGCAGTTGATCTACGACCGGCTCACCGCTTCGCCCAAAACGCTGATCAAGCTTGTCTATCATAAGATCAATCGCCTTTGGGTAGGCGACGGTCTGGTTTGGATGCTTGGGCCGTTTCTCACCCAGCCGCAGCTCACATGGTATCAGTATCCGGCGGCGATCTTGACCCGGCAGGCGGATCGGGCGCTGTTTTATCTCGCCTTCACCCTGTCGCTTATCGGTCTGCTGCGCCGGGGGCGGCGCTCGGCGGACGAGCTTTTACCCTATTTTATCGTTTTCGCCGCGTTTTCGGCGCTGTTGCTGGTCGAGATCCAGCCGCGCTACGCGTATCTGCCGCAGTTGTTTCTCTTCCTCGCGGCGGCGGGCGGTCTGGACGCACTCATGAAAGGTGTGAAAAAACATGGATGA
- a CDS encoding S-layer homology domain-containing protein gives MLKKLIAACAAMLTMVVCASAAGSVFPAARTDMDGVTRYGYLDEAGQTVLPFAYNAAGDFAECGLAAVEDNKWQTALIDRTGRLVVPYTASPVSVEFSADAAAYRYSDRSVYYTVEGKEIGTYVGAEGFFADGLLKCKSPASGLYRYVKEDGEEAFEGAYKKAGVFSEGRALVQTEDNAYIVIDTTGAEIARLPAEITPTYMSIYGTDTIVVSGGTTYALYSLSKGYLTDFLYAEISEFHEGAAMVRQINRWGMIDVNGKLKTEPTYYYLSYMGEGLYAARSQDGSAAAVDADGNVAYRTASYVGGFKELRYGLSWHGMADGGLIFFRKSGGYFASLKNAEDPLLLSDKVVRVTQDGEVRYINLETEQVLFTPPTSFELGQGLVAKTVHYEKFMGYQADGSEHGWNVSFPEIDGLPDAAMQKKINTAIRDFFLKGPSVTAEYDALEGTYGVSLEGTVLVVSANCVSGKGEGSSIWNNSLAFDLNTGGQYKISDLLIGDYSDMVRDLLPDDHPIYLYSYPRMSAKGVTYYYNEYQSDTRRAYTETYLLTFEQLADVVDREGECWVALQTPYRRPDQPRFSDVPKTHWASAVVDEVVDRGLMQGANGTFKPDQPLTYAEMCATVVRLEKLETPKELLPTLKADAWYADEVTAVSNAGLLTGLEEGFTPDASVTRADAMQMFANLLLKREIKAPEANEVDAILTPFTDAADLSAERRAAAALCVREELIAGSGGKLTPNAVLTRAEFAKLLLGTADKGQTTE, from the coding sequence ATGTTGAAGAAATTAATTGCCGCCTGCGCGGCAATGCTGACGATGGTCGTTTGCGCATCGGCCGCGGGGTCGGTCTTTCCCGCCGCCCGCACGGATATGGACGGCGTTACGCGTTACGGCTATCTGGACGAAGCCGGGCAAACGGTGCTGCCCTTTGCCTACAACGCGGCGGGGGATTTCGCGGAATGCGGCCTAGCCGCCGTAGAGGACAACAAATGGCAGACCGCGCTGATCGACCGCACGGGCCGTCTGGTCGTGCCCTACACCGCGTCGCCGGTATCGGTGGAGTTTTCGGCGGACGCCGCCGCCTACCGTTATAGCGACCGCAGCGTCTATTACACCGTAGAGGGCAAGGAGATCGGCACCTATGTCGGCGCGGAGGGCTTCTTTGCCGACGGTCTTTTAAAATGCAAGAGCCCGGCTTCCGGCCTTTACCGTTATGTGAAGGAAGATGGGGAAGAAGCGTTTGAGGGCGCTTACAAGAAGGCGGGCGTCTTTTCAGAGGGCCGCGCGCTGGTGCAAACAGAGGACAACGCCTATATCGTGATCGACACGACCGGCGCGGAGATCGCCCGCCTGCCCGCCGAGATCACGCCGACCTATATGTCGATCTACGGAACCGATACGATCGTGGTATCCGGCGGCACAACATACGCGCTCTACTCGCTTTCCAAAGGATATTTGACCGATTTCCTGTACGCTGAAATTTCCGAATTTCACGAGGGCGCGGCCATGGTGCGCCAGATCAACCGCTGGGGCATGATCGACGTGAACGGCAAGCTCAAGACCGAGCCCACCTATTACTACCTATCCTATATGGGCGAGGGCCTGTACGCCGCCCGCAGTCAGGACGGCTCCGCCGCCGCGGTGGACGCGGACGGCAATGTGGCGTACCGCACCGCGTCCTATGTGGGCGGGTTCAAGGAACTGCGCTACGGCTTATCGTGGCACGGTATGGCGGATGGCGGCCTGATATTCTTCCGTAAAAGCGGCGGCTACTTTGCAAGCCTGAAAAACGCGGAGGACCCGCTTTTGCTTTCCGACAAGGTCGTCCGCGTAACGCAGGACGGCGAAGTGCGCTACATCAATTTGGAGACCGAGCAAGTGCTGTTCACCCCGCCCACCTCGTTTGAACTGGGGCAGGGTTTGGTGGCCAAGACCGTGCACTATGAGAAATTCATGGGCTATCAGGCGGACGGCAGCGAGCACGGCTGGAATGTTTCCTTCCCGGAAATAGACGGCCTGCCCGATGCGGCTATGCAGAAAAAGATTAACACCGCCATACGCGATTTCTTCCTCAAGGGCCCTTCGGTGACGGCGGAATATGACGCGCTGGAAGGCACCTACGGCGTTTCGCTGGAAGGAACCGTGCTGGTCGTTTCGGCCAACTGTGTCAGCGGCAAGGGCGAAGGCTCCTCGATCTGGAACAACTCCCTTGCGTTTGACCTGAACACCGGCGGGCAGTACAAAATTTCCGACTTGCTGATCGGCGATTATAGCGACATGGTGCGCGATCTGCTGCCGGATGATCACCCGATCTACCTATACAGCTATCCGCGAATGAGCGCCAAGGGCGTGACTTACTATTATAATGAATACCAAAGCGACACGCGCCGCGCTTACACGGAAACCTACTTGCTTACCTTTGAACAGCTGGCGGATGTGGTCGACCGCGAGGGCGAATGCTGGGTGGCCCTGCAAACGCCTTACCGCCGGCCGGATCAGCCGCGCTTCTCCGACGTGCCAAAGACTCACTGGGCATCCGCTGTTGTGGACGAGGTGGTGGACCGCGGCCTGATGCAGGGCGCGAACGGAACGTTCAAGCCGGATCAGCCGCTCACTTACGCGGAGATGTGCGCGACGGTCGTGCGGCTGGAGAAGCTGGAAACGCCGAAGGAACTGCTGCCCACGCTGAAAGCCGATGCGTGGTATGCGGACGAAGTGACCGCGGTATCGAACGCGGGCCTGCTTACCGGACTGGAAGAGGGCTTTACGCCGGACGCTTCGGTTACCCGGGCGGACGCGATGCAGATGTTTGCAAACCTGCTGCTCAAAAGAGAAATTAAGGCGCCCGAGGCGAACGAGGTCGATGCGATTCTCACGCCGTTTACGGACGCGGCCGACCTTTCCGCGGAGCGCCGCGCGGCTGCCGCGCTCTGTGTCCGGGAAGAGCTGATCGCGGGCTCCGGCGGCAAGCTGACGCCGAACGCCGTGCTCACCCGCGCCGAGTTCGCCAAGCTGTTGCTGGGGACCGCGGATAAAGGGCAAACCACTGAATAA
- a CDS encoding phosphatase PAP2 family protein, which yields MQKRYTKYFILASVLFLCFTLFTVIVATVDVQPIGPQQSTVGLATVNQAVFSFFGVNRLWYDATDYLGIAAIATALGFAVCGLAQLIRRKSIKKVDPRILLLSAFYVAVLAFYVFFELCVVNYRPVLLSQALEASYPSSHTMVVVCLMGAAMLQFQHVLRNRKGWLLAAETVSALVIVITVVGRLLSGVHWFTDIAAGVLLSVALLALYRAALQYIEERADTLTDPQE from the coding sequence ATGCAAAAGAGATATACAAAATATTTCATCCTTGCCAGCGTACTATTTTTGTGCTTCACCCTATTTACCGTGATCGTCGCCACGGTCGACGTGCAGCCGATCGGCCCGCAGCAGTCCACGGTAGGGCTTGCCACCGTCAACCAAGCCGTGTTTTCGTTTTTCGGTGTGAACCGACTGTGGTATGACGCGACCGACTATCTGGGTATCGCGGCCATCGCCACCGCGCTTGGCTTTGCGGTATGCGGGCTGGCGCAGCTCATCCGGCGCAAAAGCATCAAAAAAGTCGATCCCCGCATTTTGCTGCTCAGCGCGTTTTATGTTGCCGTGCTGGCGTTCTATGTGTTTTTTGAGCTTTGCGTCGTCAATTACCGGCCGGTCCTGCTGTCGCAAGCGCTTGAGGCTTCTTATCCATCCTCCCACACCATGGTCGTCGTTTGTTTGATGGGCGCGGCCATGCTGCAATTTCAGCATGTTCTGCGCAACAGGAAAGGATGGCTCTTGGCCGCGGAGACCGTTTCCGCGTTGGTGATCGTCATAACGGTCGTGGGCAGGCTGCTGTCCGGCGTGCACTGGTTTACCGATATTGCGGCGGGCGTTCTGCTCTCGGTCGCCTTGCTCGCGCTCTACCGCGCCGCGCTGCAATACATAGAGGAACGCGCGGATACCCTAACCGATCCGCAAGAATAA
- a CDS encoding helix-turn-helix domain-containing protein: MEFNEKLQQLRKQRNLTQEQLAEQLYVSRTAVSKWESGKGYPNIESLKCISKLFSVTIDELLSSDELITLAVCENRSNLEKVYGLIRGILDVMALCFIFLPLYGKPYGGYIYAVNLLSFAGTTGTFLVIYWAVFLILIGLGLAQLAFAYWERPVWRGRAAKCSIAFHAVAICLFAATREPYVTLLLFAFFAAKAWILWKQTQIKSS; the protein is encoded by the coding sequence ATGGAGTTTAACGAAAAGCTGCAACAGCTTAGAAAGCAGCGAAACCTCACGCAGGAACAGCTCGCCGAACAGCTCTATGTATCCCGCACGGCTGTCTCCAAATGGGAAAGCGGAAAGGGCTACCCGAATATCGAATCGCTCAAATGCATCTCCAAGCTCTTTTCCGTTACCATCGACGAGCTGCTTTCGAGCGACGAGCTGATCACGCTTGCCGTTTGTGAAAACCGATCGAACCTTGAAAAAGTATATGGCTTAATCCGCGGCATATTGGACGTAATGGCGCTTTGCTTTATTTTTCTGCCGCTCTACGGCAAGCCTTACGGCGGCTATATTTACGCCGTCAATCTGCTTTCCTTCGCCGGAACCACGGGCACATTTCTGGTCATTTATTGGGCCGTCTTTTTGATCCTGATCGGCCTTGGGCTGGCGCAGTTGGCCTTTGCCTATTGGGAGCGGCCCGTTTGGCGGGGGCGCGCGGCCAAATGCTCCATCGCGTTTCACGCCGTTGCCATCTGCCTTTTTGCCGCGACCCGAGAGCCCTATGTCACCCTTCTGCTGTTCGCGTTTTTTGCCGCGAAGGCATGGATATTGTGGAAGCAAACCCAAATCAAATCATCCTGA